From a region of the Procambarus clarkii isolate CNS0578487 chromosome 2, FALCON_Pclarkii_2.0, whole genome shotgun sequence genome:
- the LOC123762315 gene encoding vesicle transport protein SFT2A isoform X1 has product MDKLRKALSGRETIGEEEEERGNIITQTEDTPLLRVIDSSSLSWSTRVKGFAICFGLGFLFSIMGSAFLFLPRGLILFAVFYTLGNILAISSTCFLMGPVNQCKKMFAKTRVIATIVMFLSLIMTLVAAFVLHKKALALLMVVIQFLAMTWYSLSYIPYARDAAKKCFASCIDV; this is encoded by the exons ATGGACAAACTGCGTAAAGCTTTAAGTGGCCGGGAAACTATTGGtgaagaagaggaagagagagggaataTAATTACCCAG ACGGAGGACACGCCACTCTTGCGT GTGATTGACAGTAGCAGTCTGAGCTGGAGCACAAGAGTTAAAGGTTTTGCAATATGCTTTGGCCTTGGCTTTCTATTCTCCATCATGGGCTCAGCATTTCTCTTCTTGCCAAGAGGATTAATTTTGTTTGCAGTTTTCTACACACTTGGAAATATATTGGCAATTTCAAG TACATGCTTCCTTATGGGTCCTGTAAATCAGTGCAAGAAGATGTTTGCCAAGACTCGAGTCATTGCCACAATTGTCATGTTTCTTTCCCTCATTATGACACTTGTGGCAGCCTTTGTG TTGCACAAGAAAGCACTAGCACTGTTGATGGTGGTCATCCAGTTCTTAGCAATGACGTGGTATTCCCTCTCTTACATTCCATATGCTCGTGATGCTGCCAAGAAGTGCTTTGCATCATGCATTGATGTCTAA
- the LOC123762315 gene encoding vesicle transport protein SFT2A isoform X2 encodes MDKLRKALSGRETIGEEEEERGNIITQVIDSSSLSWSTRVKGFAICFGLGFLFSIMGSAFLFLPRGLILFAVFYTLGNILAISSTCFLMGPVNQCKKMFAKTRVIATIVMFLSLIMTLVAAFVLHKKALALLMVVIQFLAMTWYSLSYIPYARDAAKKCFASCIDV; translated from the exons ATGGACAAACTGCGTAAAGCTTTAAGTGGCCGGGAAACTATTGGtgaagaagaggaagagagagggaataTAATTACCCAG GTGATTGACAGTAGCAGTCTGAGCTGGAGCACAAGAGTTAAAGGTTTTGCAATATGCTTTGGCCTTGGCTTTCTATTCTCCATCATGGGCTCAGCATTTCTCTTCTTGCCAAGAGGATTAATTTTGTTTGCAGTTTTCTACACACTTGGAAATATATTGGCAATTTCAAG TACATGCTTCCTTATGGGTCCTGTAAATCAGTGCAAGAAGATGTTTGCCAAGACTCGAGTCATTGCCACAATTGTCATGTTTCTTTCCCTCATTATGACACTTGTGGCAGCCTTTGTG TTGCACAAGAAAGCACTAGCACTGTTGATGGTGGTCATCCAGTTCTTAGCAATGACGTGGTATTCCCTCTCTTACATTCCATATGCTCGTGATGCTGCCAAGAAGTGCTTTGCATCATGCATTGATGTCTAA